One region of Rana temporaria chromosome 9, aRanTem1.1, whole genome shotgun sequence genomic DNA includes:
- the NEXMIF gene encoding neurite extension and migration factor: protein MHCSRLELNCEVWSEPHNDKLMDSQEDRDSAPQAANTLLINGITEPHDPVDDVKSYDAADASVTFPALTQKELHACHRALPPIISKEPCLLGPPSPLRLSDTAEHVNSDPSAQAISLTTCATKGLSTWSLPSESEKTPFTIMEPGAMSALTGDCLMQQSRTCLGCYIETKDGVDSEPGVSLKMGDISRDYDTCPVTDMGIQCMSTGDSIKYGDQLLSDQLLSFPVHKSQEADKRDQDKSDSETEDPTQKNYYEGLLLDKCNGDEALLSNPNQEWGYFESFISESKIELLDLCSKNELSVNLFSEEDVDNYMFDDDDSTLGSDVCSLKIRYESFQDNVREKTSALQEDAQFNFFPSVFTNCTKKESKVSKKRVTDPSQFKLEEGGIWEEDEDEDEEGESEGMKSTLSKSCSNVDVVQYISTKRSHFLDSVNSAEDSGEYSDDSSCSESSYDVLGDIKDCTRYLSREHSHSLIQPNYGLRVKRKVRYSDDYLYDMDSLENEKVVEKKEGAPDGPKEEDDDDWCPKKRRKVCRKEPPVIIKYIIINRFKGEKHMLVKLGKLNTDETTVTLSDDQLSKFQKLAPRKDYWEERRRNTSALNAQRNLNGLENTIPPRKRKGQLANRHRLQRIQTIEQPVGREMLSSYDRRQACSSKDDASLNELHTLALETPSSVNGLHLADIAEVAPVRCRSLERELKCADRKVIRRIKFKSEARLKCKQLKIEQANAINNTEPVENFPTMENQDSITLLKEETVHSTPDSSHSSQCHADNEAKNSPFLQTTCSPDKPLPSAHISTNVPVLPGGYLQTLLDASDSSSGTAITYFAPHPLGQHSVNIMQTDKQFSSLQLAKSCVLSPPSESELQQSPHHLEMEQSFPDMWHDKPPRSQTEFISNLREVSIISGDFSGSAAVSGADITALGYSQDHPNSTKQLYHKTYLQEGQIQQDDSYQTCHYYSGDSHYVLQRGTLNTDNGRLISFDSVGSLSVSSSNYSSLSLKSCEKDGEDEISDDFLAHCSPKLVIQQSIDEITPLKESTDLLDISNFTPDKFRHSSLLEMSPPDTPNLSPQITGTEGKSVGNLKPFQNGTQAVLNGLEKTKWNCTVLPSQEQINSGFTLNNHQFQFHMFNDEDSVTVPDKNTCLPGFDESSVPIHAIGKASKSKKKLSATKNAGANQSSTPKSSKKKSPKASKGVDKTQTKAPRQNGSKSSKKGKNDKSLTAGSGSDPKNASPDKQTSTDCMQIFGPGSSKAGKPPAEWTHDKGNNSWPDVKGGNAKNIIDDDQREFEEPSNILSNIASGMADVQRFMMASIEPFYSPMGHSDIPDVLVSPESNSLKLKTLKILASTPQDFKKKVNGSSTGGSKKSSNKGSGKNNAKFGVFDPSCSLSYGGNLHAAFFDKNFGNLGILTNTVPTHKKLYRHKSTSKSLRDENCKGKRIDQAHKDPMVTAAFEKLR from the exons ATTGGAACTTAACTGCGAGGTATGGAGTGAGCCTCACAACGATAAATTGATGGATAGCCAGGAAGATAGAGACTCGGCTCCACAAGCAGCCAACACTCTTCTTATTAATGGGATTACTG AGCCGCATGATCCCGTAGATGATGTGAAGTCCTATGATGCTGCAGATGCTTCTGTCACATTCCCAGCCTTAACACAGAAAGAACTCCATGCCTGTCACAGAGCATTGCCACCAATCATTTCCAAAGAGCCCTGCTTGCTGGGCCCTCCTTCCCCCCTGAGGCTATCAGATACAGCTGAACATGTTAACAGTGATCCTTCAGCTCAGGCCATATCTCTGACAACCTGTGCTACCAAGGGCCTAAGTACTTGGTCTTTGCCCAGTGAAAGTGAAAAAACGCCTTTTACCATCATGGAGCCTGGAGCTATGTCAGCTTTGACTGGTGATTGTTTGATGCAACAAAGTCGGACCTGCTTAGGTTGTTACATAGAAACAAAAGATGGCGTAGACTCAGAGCCTGGTGTCAGTTTGAAAATGGGAGATATAAGTAGAGACTATGACACTTGCCCAGTTACGGACATGGGAATTCAGTGCATGAGTACCGGAGACAGCATAAAATATGGAGATCAGCTGCTTTCTGATCAGCTTTTAAGCTTTCCTGTTCATAAATCTCAAGAGGCTGATAAAAGGGATCAAGACAAGTCTGACAGTGAGACAGAGGACCCTACCCAAAAGAATTATTATGAGGGTCTGCTACTGGACAAATGTAATGGAGATGAGGCTCTGCTGTCCAATCCTAACCAGGAATGGGGCTATTTTGAGTCCTTTATTAGTGAGAGTAAAATTGAACTGTTGGACCTGTGTTCTAAGAATGAGCTGTCTGTTAATTTGTTTTCAGAAGAAGATGTAGACAATTACATGTTTGATGATGATGATTCCACTCTTGGAAGCGATGTGTGCTCTTTAAAGATCAGGTATGAATCATTTCAAGATAATGTAAGAGAAAAGACAAGTGCTCTACAAGAAGATGCTCAATTCAATTTCTTCCCAAGCGTCTTCACAAACTGCACCAAGAAGGAAAGCAAAGTGTCCAAGAAAAGGGTAACAGACCCTTCTCAATTCAAACTTGAAGAAGGTGGAATATGGGAAGAAGATGAGGATGAAGATGAGGAAGGAGAGAGTGAGGGCATGAAATCTACCTTGAGCAAAAGTTGTAGCAATGTGGATGTGGTGCAGTATATTAGCACAAAAAGAAGCCACTTTTTGGATTCAGTAAATTCAGCAGAAGACTCTGGAGAGTACAGCGATGACAGCTCATGCAGTGAATCTTCATATGATGTACTGGGAGACATCAAGGACTGTACCAGATATCTATCACGTGAGCATTCTCACTCCCTAATCCAGCCAAATTATGGACTAAGGGTGAAAAGAAAAGTCAGGTATAGCGATGACTACTTGTATGATATGGATTCTCTGGAGAATGAGAAGGTTGTAGAAAAGAAAGAAGGTGCACCAGATGGACCCAAAGAAGAAGATGATGATGACTGGTGCCCTAAAAAACGCAGGAAAGTTTGCAGGAAGGAGCCACCAGTCATCATTAAATACATAATCATTAATAGGTTCAAAGGAGAGAAACACATGCTTGTCAAGCTTGGTAAGCTTAATACAGATGAGACCACAGTTACTCTAAGTGATGACCAGCTATCAAAATTTCAAAAGCTTGCACCTCGCAAGGACTATTGGGAAGAAAGAAGGCGAAACACATCAGCTTTGAATGCACAGAGAAATCTTAATGGCTTAGAAAACACCATTCCACCAAGGAAGAGAAAAGGACAGCTAGCAAACCGGCATAGATTACAACGGATACAAACTATTGAACAACCAGTGGGCAGGGAGATGCTTTCTTCTTATGATCGTAGACAGGCATGCAGCAGTAAAGATGATGCCAGCCTTAATGAGTTGCATACATTAGCCCTAGAAACTCCAAGCAGTGTAAATGGATTACATTTGGCTGACATTGCAGAGGTTGCCCCTGTGAGGTGTAGATCTTTAGAAAGGGAACTTAAGTGTGCAGACAGGAAAGTTATAAGGAGAATCAAGTTTAAAAGTGAAGCCAGGTTAAAATGCAAACAGCTCAAAATTGAGCAAGCAAATGCCATTAATAATACAGAACCAGTGGAAAACTTCCCCACCATGGAGAACCAGGACTCCATAACGCTTCTAAAAGAAGAAACTGTTCACAGTACACCAGATTCTTCCCATTCTTCGCAGTGCCATGCTGATAATGAAGCTAAAAATTCTCCTTTTCTGCAAACCACCTGCTCTCCTGACAAGCCATTACCATCTGCTCACATCAGCACCAATGTACCAGTTCTCCCTGGTGGATATCTACAGACACTCTTAGATGCATCAGACTCATCTTCTGGCACTGCTATAACATACTTTGCCCCTCATCCCTTGGGGCAGCACTCAGTTAACATCATGCAGACAGACAAACAATTCAGCTCACTACAACTTGCAAAAAGCTGTGTTCTTTCTCCCCCTTCAGAATCTGAACTGCAGCAGTCACCCCATCACTTAGAAATGGAGCAGAGCTTCCCAGACATGTGGCATGACAAACCTCCTAGAAGCCAGACTGAGTTTATATCAAACCTAAGGGAAGTGTCCATTATATCCGGAGATTTTTCTGGTTCAGCAGCTGTATCAGGTGCAGACATCACAGCCTTGGGATATAGTCAAGATCATCCAAACAGCACTAAACAGCTGTACCACAAAACATACTTGCAAGAAGGCCAGATTCAGCAGGATGACTCCTATCAGACATGTCATTATTATAGTGGAGATAGCCACTATGTTCTGCAGAGGGGCACGCTTAACACAGACAATGGAAGGCTTATTAGTTTTGACTCAGTAGGCTCATTGTCAGTTAGTTCTAGTAATTACAGCTCTTTAAGCTTGAAGTCTTGTGAAAAGGATGGAGAAGATGAAATAAGTGATGATTTCTTGGCCCACTGCAGTCCCAAACTTGTAATTCAGCAAAGCATTGACGAAATCACACCACTGAAGGAGTCAACTGATCTCCTTGATATCTCTAACTTCACCCCTGACAAATTTCGTCACTCATCACTTTTAGAGATGTCTCCACCTGATACGCCCAATCTTTCTCCTCAAATCACAGGTACAGAGGGGAAATCAGTAGGAAACCTTAAACCTTTTCAGAATGGTACCCAAGCAGTGCTTAATGGATTAGAAAAGACCAAATGGAACTGTACAGTTCTTCCTTCACAAGAGCAAATTAACAGTGGCTTTACACTAAACAATCACCAGTTTCAGTTTCATATGTTTAATGATGAAGACTCAGTTACTGTGCCGGATAAAAACACATGTCTGCCAGGATTTGATGAGTCTTCGGTACCCATCCATGCTATAGGCAAAGCCTCAAAATCTAAAAAGAAACTTTCTGCCACCAAAAATGCAGGTGCCAACCAAAGCTCTACTCCAAAAAGTAGCAAGAAGAAATCCCCCAAGGCTAGCAAGGGGGTAGATAAAACACAGACAAAGGCCCCCCGGCAAAATGGTTCCAAGTCATCTAAGAAAGGTAAAAATGATAAATCCCTGACTGCTGGCAGTGGATCAGATCCAAAAAATGCTAGCCCTGATAAGCAGACCTCAACTGACTGTATGCAGATTTTTGGGCCTGGCTCATCCAAGGCAGGGAAGCCCCCAGCTGAGTGGACGCATGATAAAGGTAACAATTCATGGCCTGATGTTAAGGGAGGAAATGCTAAGAATATAATTGATGATGATCAAAGAGAGTTTGAGGAACCTTCTAACATTCTTTCTAACATAGCTTCTGGTATGGCTGATGTACAGAGGTTTATGATGGCCTCGATTGAGCCATTTTACAGTCCTATGGGTCACAGTGACATCCCAGACGTATTAGTGTCTCCCGAGTCAAACAGTCTAAAATTGAAAACATTGAAAATTTTGGCTAGTACACCACAGGATTTTAAGAAGAAAGTAAATGGCAGCTCAACGGGGGGCTCCAAGAAGTCATCCAacaagggctcaggtaagaacAATGCTAAGTTTGGAGTTTTTGACCCAAGCTGCTCACTAAGTTATGGAGGCAACCTTCATGCAGCCTTTTTTGATAAGAACTTTGGAAATCTTGGTATTTTAACCAATACTGTACCAACCCACAAAAAGCTGTACCGTCATAAATCAACATCTAAATCACTGCGTGATGAGAACTGTAAAGGTAAACGAATAGACCAAGCACATAAGGACCCAATGGTCACAGCTGCATTTGAGAAACTGAGGTAA